In one Streptomyces sp. NBC_01241 genomic region, the following are encoded:
- a CDS encoding ABC transporter ATP-binding protein, which translates to MVAFRRFWPMTAGDRRWLVLIFLCAVLAAVAETITVLLFAELTDSALQTGSVSAFWKPAGQWLAVAVIGAVVGYLGNSIAAWTAERFVMRLRARVFSHLQTLPPHFYQRNRRGDLVERLTGDVEAIEALVVSGIVGAASAVFSTLFYAAAALWLRWDLALATFLMVPLFWFTTRRFTQPLRAVSRRGRAADGAITAVVEETLVNVVMTQAYNRQPDEEARLFGKARIRLKAAVRAVRLTEFYEQLVEVLETLCVLTVIGLGVWEISADRMTLGQLLAFAAFIGYLYPPIRSLGQLGLTATAATAGAERLLEILDARPAVTDPAASVPAPPRSRALGEVEAREVLFHYPDSSEPVLRDLSFTASPGELLVITGPSGAGKSTLAALLLRFYDPDAGSIRLDGVSVDRLPLTYLRRNITLLPQETLVLHDTIEENIGCGRADVTHRDVVEAARAADAHAFIRTLPEGYDTVIATGTSRLSGGQLQRIAIARAMLRDAPVLLLDEPTTGLDRLAARRILAPLRRLAEGRTTIVITHDLALAADADRILVLDEGRLVESGTHTQLLGRNGLYATLFERRTQPCNGAVYPSARPSGIHWR; encoded by the coding sequence ATGGTGGCGTTCCGGCGCTTCTGGCCGATGACCGCGGGAGACCGGCGCTGGCTCGTCCTCATCTTCCTGTGCGCCGTCCTCGCCGCCGTCGCCGAGACCATCACCGTGCTGCTGTTCGCCGAACTCACCGACTCGGCGCTGCAGACCGGCTCCGTCAGCGCCTTCTGGAAACCGGCGGGCCAGTGGCTCGCCGTAGCCGTCATCGGCGCGGTGGTGGGATATCTGGGCAACTCGATCGCCGCCTGGACCGCCGAACGCTTCGTGATGCGGCTGCGGGCGCGGGTCTTCAGCCATCTCCAGACCCTCCCGCCGCACTTCTACCAACGCAATCGCCGCGGTGACCTGGTGGAGCGGCTGACCGGCGATGTGGAGGCCATCGAGGCGCTCGTGGTGTCCGGCATCGTCGGGGCGGCCTCGGCCGTGTTCAGCACGCTCTTCTACGCCGCCGCGGCCCTGTGGCTGCGCTGGGACCTGGCCCTCGCCACCTTTCTCATGGTTCCGCTCTTCTGGTTCACGACCAGGCGGTTCACCCAGCCCCTGCGCGCGGTGTCCCGGCGTGGCCGCGCCGCCGACGGCGCCATCACGGCGGTCGTCGAGGAGACGCTGGTCAATGTGGTCATGACGCAGGCGTACAACAGGCAGCCCGACGAGGAGGCGCGGCTCTTCGGCAAGGCACGCATCCGGCTGAAGGCAGCGGTGAGGGCCGTCCGCCTCACCGAGTTCTACGAGCAACTCGTCGAAGTCCTCGAAACCTTGTGCGTCCTGACGGTCATCGGCCTGGGGGTGTGGGAGATCTCCGCGGACCGGATGACTCTCGGGCAGCTCCTGGCCTTCGCCGCCTTCATCGGCTACCTCTACCCGCCGATCCGCTCCCTGGGCCAGCTCGGTCTGACGGCCACGGCCGCGACCGCGGGAGCCGAGCGGCTGCTGGAGATCCTGGACGCCCGACCCGCCGTCACCGACCCGGCCGCCTCCGTGCCCGCCCCTCCTCGGAGCCGTGCGCTCGGCGAGGTGGAGGCACGCGAGGTCCTCTTCCACTACCCGGACAGCAGCGAGCCCGTTCTCCGGGACCTCTCGTTCACCGCGAGCCCCGGGGAACTACTCGTCATCACCGGCCCCAGCGGCGCCGGCAAGTCGACGCTGGCGGCTCTGCTGCTGAGGTTCTACGACCCGGATGCCGGCAGCATCCGGCTGGACGGCGTGTCCGTGGATCGGCTGCCACTGACCTACTTGCGCCGGAACATCACCCTGTTGCCGCAGGAGACGCTCGTCCTGCACGACACCATTGAGGAGAACATCGGTTGCGGACGCGCCGATGTGACCCACCGTGACGTCGTGGAGGCCGCACGTGCGGCCGACGCCCACGCCTTCATCCGGACTTTGCCAGAGGGATATGACACTGTCATTGCCACGGGCACCTCCCGGCTCTCCGGAGGGCAGTTGCAGCGGATCGCGATCGCCCGTGCCATGCTGCGCGACGCGCCCGTGCTGCTGCTCGACGAGCCCACCACCGGGCTGGACAGACTGGCCGCACGGCGCATCCTCGCACCGCTGCGGCGCCTCGCCGAGGGGCGCACCACCATCGTGATCACACACGATCTGGCCCTTGCCGCGGACGCCGACCGCATCCTCGTCCTGGACGAGGGACGCCTGGTGGAGTCGGGCACGCACACGCAACTCCTGGGCCGGAACGGTCTGTACGCCACCCTGTTCGAGCGCCGTACCCAACCCTGTAACGGCGCCGTGTACCCGTCCGCCCGTCCGTCGGGAATCCACTGGCGGTAG